The Glycine max cultivar Williams 82 chromosome 3, Glycine_max_v4.0, whole genome shotgun sequence sequence GGATTACGATGGCGCTCCTCTCGGAGGCTCTACAGGTGTGTTTTGTTCTTATGAAATCGAACCTTTTCTGAACCTTCTTTGTTATGCAATGAATAAATTCAATAAGTTCTTCATTGTCATAAATATTCTTGTTGcccttttctttttggttgaTTCTTTTATTCCTTTTGTCTAGTTGTCACAAAGCTGAGGTTCTTTTCGTTAGCTTGTGTTGTTGACAATGTAACCATAATCTTGTTCATTTTTAGAGGATGTATTATTTTCCCATGTACTAAAAATGATTCTTCCATCATCCTGTTCATTTTGTTGCTTTGACTGAAAGCACAAACTTTGAAGGAGTCATATATGTAGTGCAAAttatatgaatatttatttattttgttgcaaagTCGCAAAGATATGAATAATTTCTCTGTTGAGAGGGATATAAAGTTTGTGTAAATGTATGACTGTCCATGTTAGAAACTAAATAGAAAAGTTTATTTAAAGaggaattatttaatttaatgccctcaacttttcaaatggtttttatccCACAAAAATTAAATGGTGTCAATTTAGTAGTACATCTATAATGAGAAAAGTGAATATAATAATAAGAGTGGAACTGGAAGGAGACAAGGGGTGCAAATTTTGGTTATGCAAATTTTGGTTATGGTTTTTCTACTCTCTCTCTATGTAGCTGTAGCTGGAGCCTCTTAACTTCCATCTGTTGCCTATTTGATATATCATTTCCCTTGCCACTGTATCCTGATCTCCATGAATGCAATTTCAGTTTATGGCCTTGGAATATAAGCTTACATATCCCAGTGGGAGAGCCACAACAATGCTAATCAACAGTTTCCATACAAAAACTAGAGCAGAACTTGCTGCGTATACATTACAAATTATGTTAATTTGGTCACTCAGAAGTTTTTTATAACTTTCATTCTAGTACTGATCTCGCACATTGTTCATTAACCTTTCTACTTATTAATCAAAGCATTGGGGAAACACCTTAAACCTTTTAATCCctcttaatttttatgcatagattattttgtttctatttgctttccttttaatatttattaatttattgccTATGAGAATCTTCCAGGAACCAAGTTCGGCAGCTTGGGAAGTATCTAAGCATAAGTTTCTGCTGGAGTTGCTTTAAGTGGTTCTTCAGTGGTATTGGGGATTTATGTGGGTTTGACAAGTTCCCTAGCTTTGGTTTGACACTATTTAAGAACACGTAAGGCtcttgtgattttgattttcttcaCATTTAGCTTAATTCACCTCTCACTCACCTTAAATTATGTAGCAGCTGTTCTTGGGTATCACACATGTATATTGTTTAATGAGACCTAATGATTATCATAGCAGCCTGAGAGTTACATTGTACATAGTCCTAAGGCAGTATGTTACTATTAAGAGAAGATAGTGAACAACAAGTGataaatgttttttgaaaagCATAGATAAATATACTTTTGTGATGGTGTCATTTCTATGATTTCACTTGTGCCATAAGGTACACTACAAGCAGGAACTTTTTAGATTTCATAGAAGTCCATGAGCTAGTGGGCTTTTGACTTGTTATTAATTAAGAGAAGGCATACTAACAAACTATAAGTCTATAACCTTGAGAATAATTACAGGTAGTAATGACAAACTAAGGAAAATATCAGTTGACCCAAAGTTGCGCTGGAGTGCACACACACTTTGGACAATGCCTAGGTTTGTCATAGACTGCTTaattccttgtttttttttttttgcaaaaatatgGTAGGTAGATAGaattaagaggaaaaaaagagatAGAAAAAGTGGCCACGAGTTAAGaagttaaaaatacttttaatataaACAAGCATAATTACATGGACTATTTTCTCAAATGgattgataaaaagaaatagacTAATGAAATTGCATTCTAGGTTTGCAATTTAGCCTTTAGTTTGTAGAGTTCTAGTGTTATGGTCTTGCTGCTATTGATTGATTGGTTGTGGCTCTCCTGAACACTTGTTCCAGGTTAAAGTTTTATTAATCAACCTCGGGTACAATGTAACAGATAACACCTTGTATTTGAATACATGGAGCATGACCTTGCTGGTCTAGTACTTTCAAAGTTAGTCattacacttttaatttttcgTTAATGACAAatgtttagtttatttttcttataactcCAAATTTATGCAGTTTCAAAGTTCAAATAAAGGTCATTGACAACACAGGCTCTTCATCATTCACTCTCTTTGATCTGATCATGTTGTTTCTAATCATATTGGTAAATCTGCATCAGATATCTTTGTGCTTCTAATGCCAAGGTGAATAGTATAGCAAAATTAAACCATGATATATAGTaaatttaaaagcaaaacaacgctcttatttattcattttattgtttaacaTTCTATATTTTATGCAAATTACAGAATCTtccatatgaaataaaaaattgattgcaCAAACAGATTCTGTTCAAAATTGATGTTCCTGATTCAAACCAAGTACAAAGATGGAAAAATTATACTTTGAAAAAATGACATGATAGAGATACAATTGACAAATTTATCAGTCTGAACAATATACAGGTTGAatctattattaaattaattcattcatgTTCTGTGGtctgtttaattattattcttatGAGGTTTACACTGAATTGAAGTTGTTCAATTAGGAGGAAGCTGACTTGAATGAGACAATGGAAGACTTAGCCAGGGACAAGCGATTGGTACAATCCTCAGTGGCTTTATctaattcaagtaaaaatatagagagAATATAATCATGTTAATTGTTTGAATAAGTTATTCgtttatttttagactaatgTTGAAAATGGAGATTCAAACAGTAGAGGTATACTTGGTCTAACAGACATTGAACAGACTCCTACCAGCAATATTTCAGGAAAGTGATCATCTGATGAAATTGACGATCAAGACGTTATCCATTTGTATTTGTTCAATTCCTATCTTATTTGCTTATATTATCTCAAACAGCTGCCATACATTCCTTCAATCTCAAAGCAATAATgtcattatttcatttttggcaGCTTTATCAATAATCATTCATGTCCCTCTCCTGGTTATTCACAATGCAATTCAAGTATGGGATTCCTGAGGCAATGATTTCAACAATTTTGGCATACTGGATTCCCGATATTGGTCAACTGATATTTATTACATGTGGTTGGTGCCCTGGAACATGGAAaggtttcttttttatcattcaaaGATCTTTGCTTGTTGCCAAGCTTTCCATTTCATCCGATGCCATGTTATGGTGAGCTTTTTTCTCTGTCAACTAAAGGGGTTAATAAGTTCTTTATAAATGCCATGATTGCTGAACAAATTTGGATTTCCTTTATATAGGATATAGATAAATGTATATGCTGATAGAGGACTGAGCTGCACTAAGCTAAGTAGGAGCTAATTGATAAAGGTTTTCTTGCTCATTTTATTCACAAATATGGTTTATATAGAGATGCCAATGATGAATACAAAGCCAATCATTGGCTGTTCACTATAGGACCTGTTATGGGATAATAACCACAATAGGTAGTGGAGGTAACTAATTTAACCacaataattaagattaaattttattatttatagtatTAACATCAATGGATGGGAAATGATGATAGCATTTGGTTTCATGGCTGCAGCAAGGTAAATGACATGGTTTACCTTTCTATAGTTATTGTCATTGATTTTGTCATCATCTCCGATCCGAAATAGTATATCAAGCTTAAGCTGccatttgatttttcatttgtAGTTGATTTGGTGCGGAATAttaactttatatataataaatgaatgaatataaaaattaaaatagtaatagcatatatttatacaaagagataaaaacaaaaataaagaagagacaTACCTTAATTCTCTGTGATGTGTGATACAATTGTGGTTTCTAATTCTATCATATGCTGGGATTAATCAGTTACTTTCGATGTTTCTTTCttactttctctttctcttgtgGTGGTGGGCGGTGAAAGAAAAGTCTATAGGTTATCAAGTATTATGGATTTAAGATTGCCCAGTGGCAGTCACTTAATTACCATGAATCTAGGGAACAGCAGGGTGAATATAATTCTCCTGTGAAGCAAGCTTCAGTGAAACCCAGAAactataacataattaatatgctttatgaaattaatcttcaaaattagtatcaaaattttaaattttaatatttttaaaattaatttctgaaATGTATTTAATATATTCTAAAACTAATTGCAAAAATATTCACTTATTGTCAAAATAAATTCCAGAACTTTATTTGCAGATATAGTTAAGAGGCTTATAGTATGTATATTTTGTCTTTCTTACACTGATAACTATATAAGTAGTTTTCTAATTTATAGCACttcggaaaaaaaatcaaaaaagaaaaactattatATAAGAATCGTATTGATGATGAGGACATCATAAGAAAATGTTGTGATAAGAATGAGATAGATACGTGTGTGTCCAACAAGGAACTACATATTTTGGAATTAGAGATAGATACGTGTGTGTCCAACAAGGAACTGCATATTTTGGAATTagtgatatgattatgtgaaggtgtacatatttttagtttttttttttaaaaaaaaaacaaagacagacaattatttaaaaaatatatattaaaaagattattttaaaaatcatctttagaatgtttaaattttttttttaaaaaaaaagtattttaagatGATTGTTTTAGAAttctcatttaaaaaaacattatgagattttatataaaaaaaattattttagaaggaTATCATTTTAAGatgtttttagttaaaaatcatattaaaaatatacatttttttaagataattttttttataaaactgtcCTAAAAATTGAAGATTTTTTAAGCTTTATTTATGACgataattaataatcaatattaaatGTCTGAATTGAATTAACCGacatagaaaatgttttttccAATAATGAGTAACAACAAATTTgtcaataatattttcatttcttcttttaattgtttttataccatattattaattactttttcttttcttttctaactttcttctttaattttactCCATTATTAACCCTAAAATGGGATGTACCACTGATCACAAAATGCAATTCAATCTTTCATAGTATAGTATTTTCGAAATTCGGTGCCCCGTTTAACCTACCTTTGAATCTTTCCCATACCAGagttttacttgaaaacactgAAATGGGTAATGAATAAATCAGAATTTATGTCGTCTGAGGACAGTAAATTGGTAGAGCGAAACATTGACCAGCGACCATGCCTTAATCCACCCGAATCTACTGTATCAGCTTACACCAAATCAAAGTCTCAAATTAAGCCATGAATTAAAGACGAAATATCAAAGTTAAAATCTTATGAAAACTAAAACCTAAAGTTAATTATATAGAGACTAAGAGCATTAAAATGATATAGAGACAACACTTCATCGTTTGATAATTATGTTACAACCTTGTCACCTAATAGTCTAGATAATAAGTTACATTGTTGTCACTGTGTTACATGTCACAACTTTTCTCTGAGGGCATGCACAGTAAATACTAAATACAAAGAGCAAAACATTGACCAGTGACCATACATTAATCACCCGACTCAACCGTATTGGCTCGCACCAAATCAAACGTATCACATTAAGCCAGGTGCCCAACGATTAGATCATATGTACCACACAGCATTAACTTCATCACAACCACCAACAAACCAAATCCTGCCACATGCCCTCTCCCATACGATATTCATAGTACATCTCAACTTTAGGATGCATAGACGGATGCATTCTcgtatgatttttaaatggagTCTCATATGATTTTTCATAAAACAAATtctcttttaaaaagaaaaaggctaacaaAAGCGCTTgaagaaaattaagtaaaatatgaTCATAAACGTAATAAAGAATAATgatctaaatataaatataataacacaAATCTTGTAAAAGAACATCAACCACATACATATACCTCATCAATCATATCACGTAACCAATAGTGCAAGAAACTAGacatttttgtgttaattttcaTTGCATTACGTCAAATTCACATCCTACTTGTGCTATGAAGCATTGAACATTCAACGACAATGGTGGTTAGTAAGACCCAAAAGAAAATGAACatatgataatatttattgGTGCATACACACCACTTGTGTGTATTTGTGTTCCCTCCTACCTACGTTATTACTCCCATCTGATGTTCTTTATAAACCCTACCCTTGCAACACCTTACTCACCAAGTAATAAGCAAGAAACTCCATAGCGAAAAAGAAAATTCACGTTATATTGTTAGTTTATtcgtcatttctttctttgagtAGTAATGGCAAGCCTCAAGGTTGCATTTGTGGTTGCTGTGCTATACATGGTTGTGGTGAGTGCACACATGGCACATGCTAGGATCAACTGCGGCCGTGTCGCGGTCGCGGTGTCTCCGTGCCTTGGCTACCTTCGTCGCGGTGGAAGGCCACAGGCGAGGTGCTGCAACGGAGTGAGAAACCTCCACGCCCTGGCCAAGACCACCGTGGACCGCCGGACGGCGTGCAATTGCCTGAAAACCTTTGCCAGAGGTCTTGGTAGGGGTGTCAATGCCAACAACGCAGCTGCACTTCCAAGAAAATGTAGAGTCAACATCCCCTACAAGATCAGCATCTCCACCAACTGCAACACGTATGTGAAACTCATCATCACCCACTTCAAATGCTTTCATTTCCTCACATTTTCATTCACTAACTCCTACAGTAATTTCACTAATACCTAAAGTGCAATGCTATACTTATACTCACTCTAATATATCTTAGCACATTTGCAAAGAGAGGAGTAATGTTTACCAACGGGATTAGATCTAGTGAAAGGGGTTATGAGGAACTAAGATTTTAGTCCcaattaaaaatagtattttaggGTGACCTAAATATGATTGCCACCGAAAGGATATACCTGCGCGGAACTAAATGAAAATAGAGAAATGctacttttagtttcttaaaaataattggtTTCTTTTTATCATCTATTTATGAAAATTTGCATATATGATACATGAACTCTATTTTCATAAACAGGGGACCAAAGCAGATTTTTTTTCTAGCTTTTTGAATGataaggaccaaaaataataatacattttcATAAACGAAAAAGCAGaaattggtaatttattttttgggagattaaaattgaacattgtattgtttcaaaggactaaaaaGTATACTTAtccaatttttaattattagttaaattttatcaagaaaaacatgaaaaaaaattaagtaggtCTAACCTTTTGTTTATCGAgtctcatttataattttacataatgcaaaagtattttttttttaagaaaaagacatgttattaactttatttaatgatatttaaatGGTGTTAGAAGTTTAAGAACCAGCTAGTGTCACAAGtttgcataatttatttttagagtttaatatctacacaataatataaaataaatttatattattattcaatcataaattattatttaaattattttaaaaattaataaacttatagTACGATTAAatgtttatgtaattttttacaatgttagtatataattatttttctctttgttttatgcacttttttttgtaagtttAATTTACTTGACGAGCATAGATGATTATTTTAGTATGAAAATGTGTAGTTATTTGAGGTTATTGGTTAAATGGTTGTGCAACATTGCAGGATCAGGTAAGGATGGATGTGGTATAAGGAAGAAACAACAGGGCAATTTTTCAGTCACAGGGCACTATATATACGATAATAATAGTGCTGCTGAATTaactaatgaaaaataatgGGAGGGCGATGAGGGCTCTACTTGTGCGAGTCTCTTCTTGGTCTCGGTGTGTCCCTTAGTTGTTTCAGGCTTTGGTCCAGtaattatgttattattgtAAGTACGTGTTGGCTGAAATTTCTCTCATTTGGTTGTTGCATGTAATAATGGCATATATATTGTGCTGTAATTCCTTGCTACTTGCTACTTTACATATGAAAAACAATTGCACTTGTGTTAATGGTTTTTCTTACCTTAATTCCAAATAATTTGTCCGCATAGCGTATTGGAATTTGGAATCCTCAGCTACTCAATTACTCAAATAAAATTCTTCTAGACATATTTGAtacaaatacataaaatataaatatttatattacataactaaaattatgataaataaatacttttgattatataaattatattattaatattataattaaaattgttataaataaatatcattgaatatacaaattatattttagattaatgATAAACAATACTACGATACaagaatgttattttaattattgatatttaaattaatttagaaaaaatatgaaaattatagattaaaagagataagaagttaaaaaaaaattttagaagTACTCTCACTGAAGAAAAATTCCTAAAAGCACTTtcacagaaaaataatttctaatagcATTCTTATTCAATAATACTTGACTTTGAAGTTAAAAATCcaatgaaaatgttttaaaacattttttaatagatAAGTAAAAAGTTAATTGTTCTCATGTAAAAGTTCAACATCATTAGACGGAGTTATTTTAGTTTAACCGGTGattttaagtttaagttttaaatatataattatattcaatatttttttaaaaaaattatcattaatattatttatatttaactcaAGTAAGATTGTCTATTATAAAAAACATGTATGGTCTCTTGATcttgttgatttttttcttattttttttatataaatcataggtatttttttaaaaaaaattacctatgatttatgtatataaaaaatacctatggtttatataaaaaaaatcaattttaataaattggtAAATGTACTAATACGTCCCAAGTAGTaaacttaaaattgaaattcaagtgTCGAATCCATatggatttttttatacttaggtagatgaatattttattaataaaagaagttaaagaaaattgagttgaaaaggttatgagaaaaataataatttaaattggtataaaattaagtaaaacaagagaataaattaaataagaatttaatttaattaattaaagataaaaaagataagaaaattcagaagatgagaatgttagAAACTTAACCTACTAGAgctactctttgatgtaatgttaattatttttcctatttataattattttaatttacacatGGATTTactagtatactctaactttggtctTCCGCATGCAAGAGCCTACTTTACACCTGCATCTACTAGtcaattgcattaagaatagaaATGTATAATagactaaacaaatatcaacataTTCCTAATGATAACTTTATTTAGATAATCTTTCTCAGTtctataagaaaataatatttctcaATGTTatccctaaaacttaccatgcaagtgggtgatcaagccacaaacaataatattaaccACAAGAAAgaataatacaaatataatattattaaatagataggaagataaattatataaagaGTAGTTGATTGCCAAGTTCCTGACAAAAGGAGTTTAGTTTCTCATTGTCATAGCTattttacaattgcaagagggAAATATTTAGTATAggagaaaaagataagaaacaAAATGGAGGGGAGGAATAACTCATATTTCTCCTTCATCTAGCTCTTGTCTTctataaataattgtattttcttgaaatttctatgttttttatcttcttcttttctcttcttttataggtATAAATTAGCTAGCTTTTTGAACTAAGTTCGTCTTTACTTTCTtgaattaacttatttttattaattaatctatttttcttaattagtctactttccttaattaacatattttccttaattatttttatattcctGAATTATTGATTTTACTCACTAAGTATCATAAGTTTAttacttttaagattttttacacagcataaatgatattaatttaaaaattatttgttaaaaaaaataagaaaaaaatattataaattcatatataatttaacccaaaaatatattcataattaaCAATTACCAATCAATATGATGAAGAGATCATACAATTACTTCAATAATgtattaaattgaataaataagtGTTATAAGTGAAATTATATATGGACATATTTGGTAGGGgagcttttttttatatatatcagcAAAATAgcattgaaatatatatatgaatacaaGGGGTATGCAACCCTTTTACAAGTCACATGTAGTGTATAGGAAGAGTCCAGATCCTCTGCAGTAGATTAAAGGGGTATTTGAAACAGTAGAATTTTTATTTgtcaatcttaattttaaattatatacctAATCATACCAGATCCATTCTATATACATGATTGTTATTAAAATACTGCATCGGTATATTTATGGATATTATAGAAAATGAATCTAATATCATTAGTTGTATAGTTTAAGATTAGTCAATAAaagttttaatgttttaaatagtGCTCTAATCTATCGCAAAGGATCCGCACTTGTATAGGGATGTTCACTCCCACCTGCCCCTCTGGATGGttacaaaatataaagtatatattGAAGTTATCATGCCACCTCTAGATGGTTTACGGGGCATTAAATGTAAAGTTAGTGgttgaaaattatttatgccAATTTGGTCATTAATAACTTCTAGCCAACCTACTATATCGGGTTTGTGAGCCTGAATGGGGATAACATACCCAATTTTGCTTGTACATGATATGGTACTGCTGGTAccatagtttaaaaataaaaattattatttgtcgATGTAAAAAACGATAACCACCGTCCAAAAATGTGTCCCTGTATAATTTATAAGTCTATAATTCCAATATCTAAACCCAAGGCTGAACATGCGTGGCTATCACGAGACACGTTCAAGCAACAAAAACACATCGGATTCAACAAAATCCACCAGCCCCAGATGACCTTCATTTGCCCATaatatgaattttgaatttccggtgtatcaaacgatccatgCAAAGTCTATTTCCATCGTGTTACTTTCATCCCACCCACGAAAACTTCACAGTGAGGTGAATGTGTTACATCAAATGATTCTTGTCAAACTCTAACCCTTCAAAGATACATTTGTTCCTAAACTTCCAAATGGCCCAATGGTTTATAAGGTAATGTTTTGAGGGTGTTTAGccaaataaatcattattttcaaataGTACAACCTAACTACAAGAAAGACAAAACAAAGTATGGCTAATTTTCTTCTTGTTGGCGACAGAAAACACATCTAGTATCAATCTACACAATGTTTATTCTAAATAGATAAGACTTTATGTTTCCATCTTGCCAACTTTTTGTAATTCCTCACAATAGGTGTCCATGTCACCTCCATCCTTGGATGCTCTCACTGGTATACCCGATAAGTGAAAGGTAATGACATTAACCTACAATTTAAAATGTTAGCAAAAAAACTCCATAGCATTTCTCCCTAGTCCCACTCCTCCAAAAGTGATTTTATAGATGTTAACTTTGAGTCTTGAGATGAGCTCACAACATCTAATTAGCATACTCTTACCTTAACTTGTGTTTGgatcagaaatttcaaaatttcatgtaatttgaattatgttgattttaatttctttcattttatcaaatgctttctttgaataaattaatttaaatttcttcaattttaaattctttgtttgaatagggtaatttaattttctccatatgcaaaatttcaattttatattttaaatagttgaaattttaatattaaactttatagaaaacaaatacaatcaaattttgaaatattaattaaaaaatatttttcaatttttaatagtaAACAAAAATCCTTTAAACAAGTTATCTCTAATTGCTTCCCTCATCCTACCAATTAATCCCACCGTCATAATAGTAAACAAAAATAGTGATAGGGAATCTTTTTGTTTGAGACCTCTTTGAGGAGAAAAATCCTCTGAGCGAGCCGTTAATCAAAATAGAGATATAAAGTAGATATCAAACATCCTTTGATCCAATAATCATGAATTCACTGCTCCCCAAAGGCAATCTATGTAGCATAATAgctgaaaattaaaaatcctAATATACTAAATCATATTTCTTCTCATAGTCTACATTATACATCAAGAATTTCTTCATTCTCCTCTTTGCCTAATCAATCATCTCATTTGCCACCATGATACTGTGCAACAAATTAATGTGTGACCTTCTAAGAAATCACTTTGTCTAGCATTAATCGCCTTAGGCAACACCACCTTGAGTCTTCTTGCAAAGACTTTAGCCCGAATTTTATACATGCAACCCACTAAAAAAGTGAGTCTAAAATTCCTAAGAATATGTGGATCATCAGTCTTTGGAATCAAATTAAGTAATAAAAGAAGgattttaaattgataatttcaTTTGTAATCACTTAAATGAGTGTGGGGTTATTTGAAGTTAAAAAAAGTAGCATGGAGACAACACATGGAAACACAAGGCAGTAAAGTTTTCATAGGCACCAGGAAGCATGTAACAGGTTGAAAAGTGTGCAAAACCATAAGCTAGCCTATTCACAATTGACTTGCGAGTCACTAATTTTGCTAAACTTTGCTAAACATTGACCAGCTCATACcaatttgaatatatttgtgaTCAAATAAGAGGCTCGAACATGATAGGtgatcattttttattcaaaccgATTGAATCGATCAATCAAAATGGAGCATGATCGATAACACTTGGTGAAGGGAGTAAGAGGCCTTACGAGTGAAGCGGTGAAAAAGAATCTTTCTTAGAGTATCAGGATGAGAAAGGATAGTATAAATATTAACCCCTTACAATATGTTGACgacacaatttattttctttgccCAACCTTGAGTGGGTAATGTCATCATTCTCAAAGTAAATCagattctttttttctaaaataaagatattttgttCATCACACATAATTTTACGTTTTTGATAAATTGTAGAGATATTAAGTTCATCCAGAAACTATACAGTAACTTTCTTAGAGgtttctatcttttttatttataaaaaaataata is a genomic window containing:
- the LOC100818917 gene encoding non-specific lipid-transfer protein 1, which gives rise to MASLKVAFVVAVLYMVVVSAHMAHARINCGRVAVAVSPCLGYLRRGGRPQARCCNGVRNLHALAKTTVDRRTACNCLKTFARGLGRGVNANNAAALPRKCRVNIPYKISISTNCNTIR